A genome region from Natranaeroarchaeum sulfidigenes includes the following:
- a CDS encoding glycerophosphodiester phosphodiesterase translates to MRVIAHRGFAADAPENTVSAIERASRVADSIEFDVRRCGSGELVVVHDERIDRVTDGTGRVADLSLSELQSFDVLGSGESIPTLDDVLAAIATDVDINVELKETAIASDVLDALGRVENDCMVSSFSADALQAVRSHDRPVETAYISRWLRDQPVRRAIELDCEYVHPRFTLLLYSRVLSRPRSVDLEVNVWTVNEPLLARAMAWRGVDGIATDAVEVARPYL, encoded by the coding sequence ATGCGAGTGATCGCTCACCGTGGGTTCGCCGCCGACGCGCCCGAGAACACCGTATCAGCTATCGAACGGGCGAGCCGAGTAGCCGATAGCATCGAGTTCGACGTCCGACGGTGCGGGTCAGGCGAACTCGTCGTCGTCCACGACGAACGGATCGACCGCGTTACTGATGGAACGGGGCGCGTCGCCGATCTGTCACTTTCCGAACTTCAGTCCTTCGACGTACTCGGGAGCGGCGAGTCGATCCCGACGCTCGACGACGTTCTGGCAGCGATTGCGACGGACGTCGACATCAACGTTGAGCTCAAAGAGACTGCCATTGCGAGCGATGTCCTCGACGCACTTGGTCGGGTCGAAAACGACTGCATGGTCTCTTCCTTTTCCGCGGACGCATTGCAAGCGGTTCGATCCCACGACCGACCCGTCGAGACGGCGTATATCTCACGGTGGCTCCGTGACCAGCCAGTTCGTCGAGCGATCGAACTCGACTGTGAGTACGTTCATCCCCGGTTCACACTCCTGCTGTACTCGCGAGTACTTTCCCGTCCGAGATCCGTGGACCTGGAGGTCAACGTCTGGACGGTCAACGAGCCGCTGCTCGCCCGTGCAATGGCGTGGCGCGGTGTCGACGGTATCGCGACGGACGCTGTGGAGGTCGCTCGGCCATACCTGTAA
- a CDS encoding SDR family oxidoreductase: protein MSVSFDFSDRVVVVTGACGALGSAVAERFSDAGARVAAVDVLDSDDEDALLDLDERTAYYRIDLTDEEDVERGIDEIADAHGGIDHLVNVAGTWRGGQPIEETPVDEFDMLFDVNLKTAFLASKHTLPHLQDAEGSIVSISSRSSLEGGEGDGPYRASKASIRRLTETIAAENEGVVRANAVMPSVIDTPMNREMMSGSNQDKWVDPVDIAGVIAFLCSDAASPTSGAAVPVYGEA, encoded by the coding sequence ATGTCCGTTAGCTTCGATTTCAGTGATCGGGTCGTCGTCGTAACTGGTGCTTGCGGGGCGCTCGGTAGCGCCGTCGCCGAGCGGTTCAGCGATGCGGGCGCAAGGGTCGCCGCCGTCGACGTGCTCGACTCCGATGACGAGGATGCACTGCTCGATCTCGACGAGCGTACCGCCTACTACCGGATCGATCTCACCGACGAGGAGGATGTCGAACGGGGCATCGATGAGATCGCCGATGCTCACGGTGGGATCGATCATCTCGTGAACGTCGCCGGAACCTGGCGCGGCGGTCAGCCAATCGAGGAGACGCCGGTCGACGAGTTCGACATGCTGTTCGACGTCAACCTCAAAACCGCGTTCCTCGCCTCAAAACACACCCTGCCCCACCTGCAGGACGCCGAGGGATCGATCGTGAGCATCAGCTCTCGCTCCTCCCTCGAAGGTGGTGAAGGCGACGGTCCCTACAGAGCATCGAAGGCGAGCATTCGCCGACTGACCGAAACCATTGCGGCCGAAAACGAGGGGGTGGTCCGGGCAAACGCGGTGATGCCGAGCGTGATCGACACGCCGATGAACCGTGAGATGATGTCGGGATCGAACCAGGACAAGTGGGTTGACCCTGTGGACATCGCAGGCGTGATCGCCTTCCTCTGTAGCGACGCCGCGAGTCCGACGAGCGGCGCGGCGGTGCCGGTCTACGGGGAGGCGTGA
- a CDS encoding sodium-dependent transporter gives MVESSGSREQWATRLGFILAAVGSAVGLGNIWRFPFQIGQEGGGAFLLIYLLFVVLIGIPVILVEFVIGRRAKQSPVKAFTELGYGSWRYIGGLFVLTGLMIMSFYSVAAGWVLRYTGGSVTGAYFENPEAYFAAVSEGTMTIALHGLFIALTAVIVAAGVKRGIELAVKAMIPALVVVMLVLIGYAATLDGAMAGYSWFLSPDLDVLAENWTTILPAAAGQAFFTLSLGMGVMITYASYIGEDRNLAEDSGWIAGLDTLVAVMAGLIIFPVLFAIGATPGDGGPGELFIGVGGAIAEIPGSHIVGVLFFGVVAIGALSSAISILEVLVSYLIDSYGVERKKATYGMAGLIFLLGVPSAMDLETLDLIDGITGGFMLPLGVFLLVIFVGWVFPHSDDELSKGLKSGAEGRLPQLWLWYVRTVVLFVVAIVLVFYAYNQLVEFGVIA, from the coding sequence ATGGTAGAGTCATCCGGCAGTCGAGAACAGTGGGCGACCCGTCTTGGGTTTATCCTCGCTGCAGTAGGGAGCGCAGTTGGTCTTGGAAACATCTGGCGGTTCCCGTTCCAGATCGGACAGGAGGGTGGCGGAGCCTTTCTGCTCATCTATCTCCTCTTCGTCGTGCTCATCGGGATTCCCGTGATCCTCGTCGAGTTCGTCATCGGACGTCGAGCCAAGCAAAGCCCCGTCAAGGCGTTCACCGAGTTAGGGTACGGTAGCTGGCGGTACATCGGCGGACTGTTCGTTCTCACCGGATTGATGATCATGTCCTTCTACTCCGTCGCTGCGGGGTGGGTACTACGATACACGGGTGGCAGCGTGACCGGCGCGTACTTCGAGAACCCGGAGGCATACTTCGCGGCGGTTTCCGAGGGGACGATGACGATCGCGCTACACGGGCTCTTTATCGCCCTGACAGCCGTCATCGTCGCAGCCGGAGTCAAACGCGGCATCGAACTCGCAGTCAAGGCAATGATTCCGGCACTGGTCGTCGTCATGCTCGTGCTGATCGGATATGCTGCGACGCTCGATGGCGCAATGGCCGGCTACTCGTGGTTCCTTTCACCCGACCTTGACGTCCTCGCGGAGAACTGGACGACCATCCTGCCAGCGGCTGCTGGCCAGGCGTTTTTCACCCTGTCGCTCGGGATGGGCGTGATGATCACGTATGCCTCGTACATTGGAGAGGATCGGAACCTCGCCGAGGACAGTGGGTGGATCGCTGGTCTCGACACGCTGGTCGCGGTCATGGCCGGGCTCATCATCTTCCCGGTGCTGTTCGCCATCGGCGCGACGCCGGGTGACGGCGGCCCTGGTGAGCTGTTCATCGGTGTCGGCGGTGCCATCGCCGAAATCCCGGGAAGCCACATCGTCGGCGTCCTCTTCTTCGGCGTGGTCGCCATCGGCGCACTGTCGAGCGCGATCAGCATTCTCGAAGTGCTGGTCTCGTACCTGATCGACTCGTACGGCGTGGAACGGAAGAAAGCCACCTACGGGATGGCTGGGCTGATCTTCCTGCTCGGCGTCCCGTCGGCGATGGATCTCGAAACGCTCGATCTCATCGACGGGATTACCGGCGGCTTCATGCTCCCGCTTGGCGTCTTCTTGCTGGTCATCTTCGTCGGCTGGGTGTTCCCCCATTCCGACGACGAGCTATCGAAGGGACTCAAAAGCGGTGCTGAAGGACGGCTCCCCCAGCTCTGGCTGTGGTACGTCCGAACA